From one Peptoniphilaceae bacterium AMB_02 genomic stretch:
- a CDS encoding nucleotide sugar dehydrogenase, which yields MGLKEELLKKINEKTLQVGVVGLGYVGLPLAVEKAMAGYTTIGFDVQAEKVKMVNEGHNYIGDVVDEQLKDVVESGKLTATTNFADVATLDFIAIAVPTPLDLYQQPDISYVRKSTEDVAKYLKKGSIVVLESTTYPGTTEELMRPILEEISGLKCGEDFFLAFSPERVDPGNKKFKTKNTPKVVGGVGQDATDVAAALYENVLDADIFKASKP from the coding sequence ATGGGATTAAAAGAAGAATTATTAAAGAAGATTAATGAAAAGACTCTTCAAGTAGGAGTAGTAGGACTTGGTTATGTAGGTTTACCACTTGCTGTAGAAAAAGCAATGGCAGGATATACTACAATAGGATTTGATGTCCAAGCTGAGAAGGTTAAAATGGTTAATGAAGGCCATAATTACATCGGTGACGTTGTGGATGAGCAATTGAAAGATGTAGTAGAATCAGGCAAGCTTACAGCAACAACTAATTTTGCAGATGTTGCAACACTTGATTTTATAGCTATTGCGGTACCAACTCCACTTGATCTATATCAACAACCTGATATTTCTTATGTAAGAAAATCTACTGAAGATGTTGCGAAGTACTTAAAAAAAGGCTCAATCGTAGTTCTTGAGTCAACAACTTATCCGGGAACTACCGAGGAGTTAATGAGACCGATTCTTGAAGAGATTTCGGGCTTAAAATGCGGTGAAGATTTCTTCCTTGCATTCTCACCTGAAAGAGTGGATCCGGGTAATAAAAAGTTTAAAACCAAGAATACACCAAAAGTAGTTGGTGGTGTTGGCCAAGATGCAACAGATGTAGCTGCAGCTCTTTATGAAAATGTTCTTGATGCAGATATATTTAAAGCTTCCAAGCCCTAA
- a CDS encoding nucleotide sugar dehydrogenase, with product MEKILENTYRNVNIGLVNEFAILAHKMGIDIWEVVDAAKTKPYGFQAFYPGPGVGGHCIPLDPFYLTWKAREFDMHMPMIEASGTINDRMPSYVVDRSMRILSRKFQKALNGAKVLILGIAYKNDIDDLRDSPALVVIEEFLSEGAEVDYYDALNPKYKDDNGEFVESLKEINPEIISKYDLVVITTNHSNVDYRMVVDNAKYVFDTRYATKGIKEDNLELL from the coding sequence ATGGAAAAAATCCTTGAAAACACATATAGAAATGTAAATATAGGTCTTGTCAATGAGTTTGCAATACTTGCTCACAAAATGGGAATTGATATTTGGGAAGTTGTAGACGCTGCTAAGACTAAACCTTATGGTTTCCAAGCTTTCTATCCGGGACCTGGTGTTGGCGGTCACTGTATACCCCTTGATCCTTTCTATTTAACATGGAAAGCCAGAGAGTTCGATATGCATATGCCAATGATAGAAGCATCCGGTACTATCAACGATAGAATGCCTAGCTATGTGGTTGACAGAAGTATGAGAATACTTTCAAGAAAATTCCAAAAAGCATTAAATGGTGCTAAGGTCCTTATACTGGGCATAGCGTATAAAAATGACATCGACGATCTTAGAGACAGTCCAGCATTGGTAGTTATTGAGGAGTTCTTAAGTGAGGGTGCAGAAGTAGATTATTATGATGCTTTAAATCCTAAGTACAAAGACGATAATGGCGAATTTGTTGAATCGTTAAAGGAAATCAATCCTGAAATAATAAGCAAATATGACTTAGTCGTTATTACAACAAACCATAGCAATGTAGATTATAGAATGGTTGTAGATAATGCAAAATATGTATTTGACACAAGATATGCTACTAAAGGTATTAAAGAAGATAATCTAGAATTATTATAA
- a CDS encoding Gfo/Idh/MocA family oxidoreductase, giving the protein MSKLKFAILGCGRISYKHIEAMINNEADCVPVALCDLKEERAEDRKKQYLESFPNTIINVYTDYKKMLEEEDIDVVVIATESGYHGKHAIDVLNSGAHVMIEKPMALNLDEIDEINKLADEKNLKVCVSHQNRFNRPIQKLKRALEEGRFGKLINGTARILWTRDQHYYELAPWRGTKALDGGTLMNQCIHNIDLLQWMMNSKVVSVKSELGTFLRDIEMEDFGAILLRFENGAVGLIEGSACVYPKNLEETLSIFGETGTAVIGGLAVNEIKTWDFADKKYYDNPETKDDIDNVYGNGHTPLYHDFIEAINNDGKPLIDGYEGKKAVEIILRAYEESGF; this is encoded by the coding sequence ATGAGCAAATTGAAGTTTGCGATACTTGGATGTGGAAGAATTTCTTATAAACATATTGAAGCAATGATAAATAATGAGGCTGATTGTGTGCCTGTTGCATTATGCGATCTTAAAGAAGAAAGGGCAGAGGATAGAAAAAAGCAGTACTTAGAGTCTTTCCCTAATACTATAATAAATGTCTACACTGATTATAAAAAGATGCTTGAAGAGGAAGATATAGATGTTGTAGTTATTGCCACTGAAAGTGGGTATCATGGAAAGCACGCAATTGATGTATTAAATTCCGGTGCTCATGTAATGATTGAAAAGCCAATGGCCTTAAATTTAGATGAAATAGATGAAATCAACAAACTTGCAGATGAGAAAAATTTAAAGGTTTGCGTATCTCATCAAAACAGATTTAACAGACCAATTCAAAAGCTGAAAAGAGCTTTGGAAGAAGGTAGATTTGGAAAGTTAATCAACGGAACTGCAAGAATATTATGGACCAGAGATCAACATTACTATGAGCTTGCGCCATGGAGAGGCACTAAGGCACTTGATGGCGGTACTCTTATGAATCAATGTATCCACAATATAGATTTGCTTCAGTGGATGATGAATTCGAAAGTCGTAAGTGTAAAATCAGAACTTGGAACTTTCTTAAGGGATATTGAAATGGAAGACTTCGGTGCGATTTTACTAAGATTTGAAAATGGAGCTGTAGGCTTAATAGAAGGTTCTGCTTGTGTATATCCTAAAAATCTCGAAGAAACTTTGAGTATTTTCGGTGAAACCGGTACTGCGGTTATTGGTGGACTGGCAGTTAATGAGATTAAAACCTGGGATTTTGCAGATAAAAAATACTATGACAATCCAGAGACAAAAGATGATATCGACAATGTCTATGGAAATGGGCATACACCGCTTTATCATGATTTTATAGAGGCTATCAATAACGACGGTAAGCCGTTAATAGATGGATATGAAGGCAAGAAAGCCGTTGAGATAATACTTAGAGCATATGAGGAGAGTGGATTTTAA
- the galU gene encoding UTP--glucose-1-phosphate uridylyltransferase GalU, whose product MTVKKVRKAVIPAAGMGTRFLPATKAIPKEMLPILDIPTLQYIVEEAYKSGITDILIIIGRDKESIVDHFDYSIELENHLEKQGKLEELAEMRAIAEKVNIFYVRQKEAKGLGHAVLCAESFVGDEPFVVLLGDDVIEAEKPATKQLIEKYYEYENTVVALINVDDTDVSKYGIITGDEVEKGVFKINDMVEKPSLEEAPSRQAVIGRYVISPKIFEVLKNTPPGKGNEIQLTDALLGLTKEESVYGYEFSGDRYDIGNKMGFVHANIEFGLRDPEIKNELKEYLKGLDLDKF is encoded by the coding sequence ATGACTGTAAAAAAAGTAAGAAAAGCTGTTATCCCTGCTGCCGGTATGGGGACGAGATTTCTTCCGGCAACTAAAGCTATACCAAAAGAGATGCTGCCAATTTTGGACATACCCACACTTCAATATATCGTTGAAGAAGCCTATAAATCAGGAATTACAGATATACTTATCATTATAGGTAGAGATAAGGAGAGCATAGTAGATCATTTTGATTATTCAATAGAACTTGAAAACCACCTTGAAAAGCAAGGAAAACTCGAAGAACTTGCAGAAATGAGAGCAATAGCTGAAAAAGTTAATATATTCTATGTAAGACAAAAAGAGGCAAAAGGTCTTGGTCATGCCGTGCTTTGTGCTGAATCATTCGTTGGAGATGAACCATTTGTAGTCTTATTGGGCGACGATGTAATTGAGGCAGAAAAGCCTGCAACAAAGCAGCTGATTGAAAAGTATTATGAATATGAAAATACTGTAGTTGCACTGATAAATGTTGACGATACCGATGTTTCAAAATACGGTATAATTACAGGCGATGAAGTAGAAAAGGGTGTTTTCAAGATAAACGATATGGTTGAAAAACCAAGCTTGGAAGAAGCTCCTTCCAGACAAGCTGTGATAGGAAGATATGTTATAAGTCCTAAGATTTTTGAAGTACTTAAAAACACACCACCGGGAAAAGGAAATGAAATACAATTAACAGATGCTCTTCTTGGGCTGACTAAAGAAGAATCTGTCTATGGTTATGAGTTTTCAGGGGATAGATACGATATTGGAAATAAAATGGGTTTTGTCCATGCTAATATTGAGTTTGGACTTAGAGATCCTGAAATAAAAAATGAATTGAAAGAATATCTAAAGGGACTTGATTTAGATAAGTTTTAG
- a CDS encoding nucleoside-diphosphate sugar epimerase/dehydratase codes for MRDKKLWLLLLLDAFIINANYIIALLLRFEMQLPQFYVEVYTKEVLIITAIKIIAFILFKLYSAIWRYASVNELLNILGAVLLSNLLSTLYLLGTASTLPRSIYPIVLILDTILIGGIRLVPKIIRAKEVGSKLDANLKRTLIVGAGESGLMVLRELKKHPELGNVTIAFVDDDPAKYKRTIDGVQVAGNRNDIPELTKKLKIDEIIVAMPSAKNEDQKKILDICSRTSTKVRIVPGVYEMIDDKIELKDIRDIEIDDLLGRDEIKLNTSELSEFINGKVVLVTGGGGSIGSELCRQVVKYNPKQLLILDIYENTTYDIQNEIRREYPELDMRVFIESVRDRQRLDAIFSEYRPQIIFHAAAHKHVPLMEGSPESAVKNNVFGTLNVVLEADHYDVEKFVLISTDKAVNPTNIMGATKRICEMIIQSFNRISKTDYVAVRFGNVLGSHGSVIPLFLNQINKGGPVTVTDERIIRYFMSIPEATQLVLQAGAIAKGGEIFVLDMGEPVKIIDLAEKLIRLHGHEPYKEIDIEIIGLRPGEKLFEELLLNMDLVDKTEYERIFVEKPTIIDFHELEAKLVPLMDSTKTNDRDKIVEELRKIVPTFDNYVP; via the coding sequence ATGAGAGATAAAAAACTTTGGCTATTGTTACTTCTGGATGCCTTCATAATTAATGCGAATTATATTATAGCATTATTGCTTAGATTTGAGATGCAATTGCCGCAATTCTATGTTGAAGTGTATACGAAGGAAGTTTTGATAATAACGGCAATCAAGATAATAGCTTTTATTTTGTTTAAGTTATACAGTGCTATATGGAGATATGCCTCCGTTAACGAACTCCTAAATATATTGGGAGCAGTTTTGTTGTCCAATTTATTATCAACACTTTATCTATTAGGAACTGCATCCACACTTCCAAGAAGTATATATCCTATAGTTTTAATCCTTGATACGATACTCATAGGTGGTATAAGATTGGTGCCCAAGATTATAAGAGCTAAAGAGGTAGGCTCCAAACTCGATGCCAATCTTAAGAGAACTCTTATAGTCGGTGCAGGAGAATCCGGACTAATGGTTCTTAGGGAGTTAAAAAAACATCCTGAACTTGGAAATGTGACAATTGCCTTTGTAGATGATGATCCTGCTAAGTATAAGAGAACTATTGACGGAGTTCAGGTTGCAGGAAACAGAAATGATATTCCTGAACTTACTAAAAAACTAAAGATAGATGAAATAATAGTAGCAATGCCATCGGCGAAAAACGAAGATCAAAAAAAGATATTGGACATATGCTCTAGGACTTCCACAAAGGTCAGGATTGTTCCGGGAGTCTATGAGATGATTGACGATAAGATAGAGCTTAAAGATATTAGAGATATAGAGATAGACGACCTTTTAGGCAGAGATGAAATCAAGCTTAATACCTCGGAACTCAGTGAATTCATAAATGGCAAGGTAGTTCTGGTCACGGGTGGAGGAGGCTCAATCGGTTCTGAGTTATGCCGTCAGGTAGTAAAGTATAATCCTAAACAGTTATTAATCCTGGACATTTACGAAAATACGACTTATGATATCCAAAACGAAATACGCAGAGAGTATCCGGAACTGGATATGAGGGTATTTATTGAGTCTGTAAGGGACAGGCAGAGACTGGATGCAATATTTAGTGAGTATAGGCCACAAATAATCTTTCATGCCGCGGCTCACAAGCATGTCCCTCTAATGGAAGGCAGTCCTGAATCGGCTGTAAAGAATAATGTATTTGGTACTTTGAATGTCGTTTTGGAAGCGGACCATTATGATGTCGAGAAGTTTGTATTGATATCGACTGATAAGGCTGTAAATCCAACGAATATTATGGGAGCAACAAAGAGAATCTGTGAGATGATAATCCAGTCATTCAACAGGATTTCCAAAACCGATTATGTTGCTGTTAGATTTGGCAATGTTCTTGGTTCTCATGGATCGGTTATACCGCTGTTTTTAAATCAAATAAATAAGGGCGGTCCTGTAACTGTAACTGATGAGAGAATTATAAGGTATTTCATGTCTATTCCTGAAGCGACTCAGCTTGTTCTTCAAGCCGGGGCAATCGCAAAGGGTGGAGAGATTTTTGTCCTGGACATGGGAGAACCTGTCAAGATTATTGATTTAGCCGAAAAGCTTATTAGACTTCACGGTCATGAACCTTACAAAGAGATAGATATTGAGATTATTGGGCTTAGACCGGGGGAGAAGCTATTCGAAGAGCTGCTTCTAAATATGGATCTAGTAGACAAGACTGAATACGAAAGGATTTTTGTTGAGAAACCGACTATTATTGATTTCCATGAGTTGGAGGCGAAGCTAGTTCCTCTAATGGATTCAACTAAGACGAATGATAGGGATAAGATCGTTGAGGAACTGAGGAAGATAGTTCCGACATTTGATAATTATGTACCATAG
- a CDS encoding M15 family metallopeptidase, whose product MSRRRVVNRRRRAAIRRRNRNRIVVFSLVMVLSVVGVFSMVKKLPFFKKDVAVLEQRKDVGGDATVKTENQETVEKVSEEDKTDITKKLNNNNSEDLKQVVKMTESTKDRFTDKLQKIYKTVGATVVYSSTNESSTVVTEIPMGDYLESYGSENGWVKVNYQNQDGYVKLENVTKIEDEKMFKVVDGVLIVNREYRVPEDFNPGLKLEAKQSYELMRDEMRRDGLDIKIISDYRSYDEQRRVYDSSVEGYGKEAADEMTSLPGHSEHQTGYAFDFWTNDDTVTIDDSFDDTAEAEWLAKNAYKYGFILRYPRGKEAITGYKYESWHYRFVGPELAKKVFESGLTLEEYFGL is encoded by the coding sequence ATGAGCAGGAGAAGGGTTGTTAATAGGAGAAGACGTGCGGCTATTAGACGAAGAAACAGAAATAGGATAGTCGTATTTTCTTTGGTCATGGTTTTATCGGTTGTTGGGGTTTTTTCAATGGTCAAGAAGCTTCCATTTTTCAAGAAGGATGTAGCTGTTCTTGAACAGAGAAAAGATGTTGGTGGAGACGCAACTGTCAAGACGGAGAATCAAGAGACAGTCGAGAAAGTTTCTGAAGAAGATAAAACGGATATTACTAAAAAACTTAATAATAATAACTCTGAAGATTTAAAGCAAGTCGTTAAGATGACTGAGTCAACAAAGGATAGATTTACTGATAAGCTTCAAAAGATTTACAAGACAGTAGGGGCTACAGTTGTTTACAGCTCAACTAATGAAAGTAGTACTGTGGTTACCGAAATCCCGATGGGAGATTACTTAGAGTCTTATGGTAGTGAAAATGGTTGGGTAAAGGTAAATTATCAAAATCAAGACGGTTATGTAAAGCTTGAAAATGTAACAAAAATTGAAGATGAAAAGATGTTTAAAGTAGTAGACGGTGTTCTTATAGTTAATAGAGAATACAGAGTTCCAGAAGATTTTAATCCTGGTCTTAAGTTAGAGGCTAAGCAGTCTTATGAACTAATGAGAGATGAGATGAGAAGAGACGGTCTGGATATTAAGATTATCTCCGATTATAGAAGCTATGACGAGCAAAGAAGAGTCTATGATTCAAGCGTTGAAGGTTATGGAAAAGAGGCCGCTGATGAGATGACTTCTCTACCGGGACACAGTGAACATCAAACCGGTTATGCATTTGATTTTTGGACAAATGATGATACAGTTACTATAGATGATTCTTTTGACGATACTGCGGAGGCTGAATGGCTAGCTAAAAATGCTTACAAATATGGTTTCATTTTAAGATATCCAAGAGGTAAGGAAGCTATTACAGGATATAAGTATGAATCATGGCATTATAGATTTGTTGGACCTGAGCTTGCTAAAAAAGTTTTTGAGTCAGGTTTAACATTAGAAGAATATTTTGGTCTATAA